The following proteins come from a genomic window of Achromobacter sp. AONIH1:
- a CDS encoding cysteine hydrolase — protein sequence MSAADVAVLALHYQNDVLHPEGKIRVGLDGDGGTRQRLLRGASDLLRGARMGGLPIVHVRIAFRPDYADLLANCDIFRNVAAIGAVPEGQWGSAFYEGLQPLAGSAREFVVKHTRISAFYGTPLEETLRVLGARRLVVAGVATHSVVEGTVRHAADIGFNVMVAEDACASADPAVHDASLASMRLIAQTGSVAEAMRWAAAH from the coding sequence ATGAGCGCGGCCGACGTGGCCGTGCTGGCCCTGCATTATCAGAACGACGTGCTGCATCCGGAAGGCAAGATCCGCGTCGGCCTGGACGGCGACGGCGGCACGCGCCAGCGGCTGCTGCGCGGCGCTTCCGACCTGCTGCGCGGCGCGCGCATGGGCGGCCTGCCCATCGTGCATGTGCGCATCGCCTTCCGGCCCGACTACGCCGACCTGCTGGCCAACTGCGATATCTTCCGCAACGTGGCGGCCATCGGCGCGGTGCCGGAAGGGCAGTGGGGCAGCGCGTTCTACGAAGGCCTGCAGCCGCTGGCCGGCAGCGCGCGCGAGTTCGTCGTCAAGCACACGCGCATCAGCGCCTTCTACGGCACGCCGTTGGAAGAGACGCTGCGCGTGCTGGGCGCGCGCCGGCTGGTGGTGGCGGGCGTGGCCACGCACTCGGTGGTCGAGGGCACGGTGCGCCACGCCGCCGATATCGGTTTCAATGTGATGGTGGCCGAGGACGCCTGCGCCTCGGCCGACCCGGCGGTGCACGATGCGTCGCTGGCCAGCATGCGGCTGATCGCGCAGACCGGCTCGGTGGCCGAGGCCATGCGCTGGGCGGCCGCGCACTGA
- the ruvX gene encoding Holliday junction resolvase RuvX, which yields MPEETLLAFDFGEKKIGVAIGNTLTRHARPLEIIHGEVRDARFARIEALLREWQPQRLVVGLALTADGGEQPATARCRRFANQLNGRFGMAVELVDERGSSMEAQRLLGTHAADDAMAAAVILQRYLDALPA from the coding sequence ATGCCTGAAGAAACCCTGCTGGCCTTCGACTTCGGCGAGAAGAAGATCGGCGTGGCCATCGGCAACACGCTGACGCGCCACGCCCGGCCGCTGGAGATCATCCACGGCGAAGTGCGCGACGCGCGCTTCGCGCGCATCGAGGCATTGCTGCGCGAATGGCAGCCGCAGCGCCTGGTCGTGGGCCTGGCGCTGACCGCCGACGGCGGCGAGCAGCCCGCCACCGCGCGCTGCCGCCGCTTCGCCAACCAATTGAACGGTCGCTTCGGCATGGCGGTGGAACTGGTCGACGAGCGCGGCTCCAGCATGGAGGCGCAGCGCCTGCTGGGCACGCACGCCGCCGACGACGCCATGGCCGCGGCCGTGATCCTGCAGCGCTATCTGGACGCCTTGCCCGCCTGA
- the hemL gene encoding glutamate-1-semialdehyde 2,1-aminomutase, with translation MSSNAQLFERACRSIPGGVNSPVRAFRSVGGTPRFIKRAQGPYVWDAEDKQYIDYVGSWGPAILGHSHPEVVRAVQDAAVHGLSFGAPTEAEIELAETLIARLPSLEQVRLVSSGTEATMTAIRLARGATGRAKIVKFEGCYHGHSDSLLVKAGSGLLTFGNPSSAGVPPEFVAHTLTLEYNNLDAVREAFAQHGADIACIIVEPVAGNMNLIKPAAGFLEGLREVCTAHGALLIFDEVMTGFRVGPQGVQGLTGVKPDLTTLAKVIGGGMPVGAFGGSADIMKHIAPLGGVYQAGTLSGNPVAVAAGLATLRLIAAPGFYEKLSAQTAKLAQGLQERARAAGLAFSADSVGGMFGIYFSERIPASFAEVSACDTARFNRFFHAMLDHGVHFAPSAFEAGFVSATHDDAVIASTLDIAEKVFTTL, from the coding sequence ATGTCCAGCAACGCCCAGCTCTTCGAACGCGCCTGCCGCAGCATTCCCGGCGGCGTCAACTCGCCCGTGCGCGCCTTCCGCTCCGTGGGCGGCACGCCGCGCTTCATCAAGCGCGCGCAAGGCCCCTACGTCTGGGACGCCGAGGACAAGCAGTACATCGACTACGTGGGCTCCTGGGGCCCGGCCATCCTGGGCCATTCGCATCCCGAGGTCGTGCGCGCGGTGCAGGACGCCGCCGTCCACGGCCTGTCGTTCGGCGCCCCCACCGAGGCCGAGATCGAGCTGGCCGAAACGCTGATCGCCCGCCTGCCGTCGCTGGAACAGGTGCGCCTGGTCAGCTCCGGCACCGAGGCCACCATGACGGCCATCCGCCTGGCGCGCGGCGCCACCGGACGCGCCAAGATCGTCAAGTTCGAAGGCTGCTACCACGGCCATTCCGACAGCCTGCTGGTCAAGGCCGGCTCGGGCCTCCTGACCTTCGGCAATCCCAGCTCGGCCGGCGTGCCGCCCGAATTCGTCGCGCACACGCTGACCCTGGAATACAACAATCTGGACGCCGTGCGCGAGGCCTTCGCCCAGCACGGCGCGGACATCGCCTGCATCATCGTCGAGCCGGTCGCCGGCAACATGAACCTGATCAAGCCCGCCGCGGGCTTCCTGGAAGGCCTGCGCGAGGTCTGCACGGCGCATGGCGCGCTGCTGATCTTCGACGAAGTGATGACCGGTTTCCGCGTCGGCCCGCAAGGCGTGCAGGGCCTGACCGGCGTCAAGCCCGACCTGACCACGCTGGCCAAGGTGATCGGCGGCGGCATGCCGGTGGGCGCCTTCGGCGGCAGCGCCGACATCATGAAGCACATCGCTCCGCTGGGCGGCGTCTACCAGGCCGGCACGCTGTCGGGCAACCCGGTGGCCGTGGCCGCGGGCCTGGCCACGCTACGCCTGATCGCCGCGCCCGGATTCTACGAAAAGCTGTCGGCCCAGACCGCCAAGCTGGCCCAGGGCCTGCAGGAGCGCGCCCGCGCCGCCGGCCTGGCCTTCTCGGCCGATTCGGTGGGCGGCATGTTCGGCATCTACTTCAGCGAACGCATCCCCGCGTCCTTCGCCGAGGTCTCGGCCTGCGACACCGCGCGGTTCAATCGCTTCTTTCACGCCATGCTGGACCACGGCGTGCATTTCGCGCCGTCCGCGTTCGAAGCCGGCTTCGTCTCGGCCACGCACGACGACGCCGTCATCGCGTCCACGCTGGACATCGCCGAAAAGGTCTTCACGACCCTGTGA
- a CDS encoding YqgE/AlgH family protein: MTEQHHEDTTTQAANFANQFLIAMPGMVEGSLAGSVIYICEHTERGALGLVINRPTDLTLGTLFERIDLELEIGPVKETLVFFGGPVQTDRGFVLHAPAGDYSSSIKLGDMALTTSRDVLQAVADGKGPARMLVTLGYAGWGAGQLESEMGQNAWLSVGADDHIIFDVPPEERYPAALKLLGIDPVMLAGDAGHA, translated from the coding sequence ATGACGGAACAACACCACGAAGACACGACGACGCAGGCGGCCAATTTCGCCAACCAGTTCCTGATCGCCATGCCCGGCATGGTCGAGGGCAGCCTGGCGGGCTCCGTCATCTACATTTGCGAGCACACCGAGCGCGGCGCGCTGGGCCTGGTCATCAACCGGCCCACCGACCTGACGCTGGGCACGCTGTTCGAACGCATCGACCTGGAGCTGGAAATCGGCCCGGTCAAGGAAACGCTGGTCTTCTTCGGCGGTCCGGTGCAGACCGACCGAGGCTTCGTGTTGCACGCGCCGGCCGGCGACTACAGCTCCAGCATCAAGCTGGGCGACATGGCGCTGACCACCTCGCGCGATGTGCTGCAGGCCGTGGCCGACGGCAAGGGGCCGGCGCGCATGCTGGTCACGCTGGGCTACGCCGGCTGGGGAGCGGGCCAGCTTGAAAGCGAGATGGGCCAGAACGCCTGGCTGAGCGTGGGCGCCGACGATCACATCATCTTCGACGTGCCGCCCGAGGAACGCTATCCCGCCGCGCTCAAGCTGCTGGGCATCGATCCGGTGATGCTGGCGGGCGACGCGGGTCATGCCTGA
- a CDS encoding rubredoxin → MRTWMCLICGWVYDEEAGLPDEGIAPGTRWEDVPPNWVCPECGARKEDFELMEI, encoded by the coding sequence ATGCGTACTTGGATGTGTCTGATTTGCGGCTGGGTCTACGATGAAGAAGCCGGCCTTCCCGACGAAGGGATCGCTCCCGGCACCCGCTGGGAAGACGTGCCGCCGAACTGGGTCTGTCCCGAATGCGGCGCGCGCAAAGAGGATTTCGAACTGATGGAAATCTGA
- a CDS encoding hydroxymethylpyrimidine/phosphomethylpyrimidine kinase, translating to MAPVTPPLVLVLGPLDPSGADGLPADAVTCARLGCHGLAAVTALTVQDTAGIEEIHPVSPDLLDDQARCLLEDMSVQAIKVGGLYTAETASVAAQIAADYSQVPLVLHLGQRAQLPPTDAADEDDADDLLAATLELVLPQTDLLVIEHLRLAQWHADGDIDIGDAPTPMHALVAAGAQWVLVLGSPQRPGHYANVLLGPGGQTSTYPWQAPPDRNGDAGGLAATAITAMLARGLEMPEAVRQGLAHADAAVASSFLPGMGRRIPYRIQPQ from the coding sequence GTGGCTCCCGTTACCCCCCCTCTCGTTTTGGTCCTCGGTCCGCTCGATCCCTCGGGCGCCGACGGTTTGCCGGCAGACGCCGTCACCTGCGCCCGTCTGGGCTGCCACGGCCTGGCCGCGGTCACGGCCCTGACCGTGCAGGACACCGCCGGCATCGAGGAAATCCACCCCGTTTCGCCAGACCTGCTGGACGACCAGGCGCGCTGCCTGCTCGAAGATATGTCCGTGCAGGCCATCAAGGTGGGCGGACTATACACCGCCGAAACGGCAAGCGTGGCGGCGCAGATCGCGGCCGACTACAGCCAGGTCCCGCTGGTGCTGCACCTGGGCCAGCGCGCCCAGCTGCCGCCGACCGACGCCGCCGACGAGGACGACGCCGACGATCTGCTGGCGGCCACGCTGGAGCTGGTGCTGCCGCAGACCGACCTGCTGGTCATCGAGCACCTGCGCCTGGCGCAGTGGCACGCCGACGGCGACATCGATATCGGGGACGCACCTACTCCCATGCACGCCCTGGTGGCGGCCGGCGCCCAGTGGGTGCTGGTGCTGGGCAGCCCGCAGCGGCCCGGCCACTACGCCAACGTGCTGCTCGGCCCCGGCGGCCAGACCAGCACCTATCCCTGGCAGGCGCCACCCGACCGCAATGGCGACGCCGGTGGCCTGGCCGCCACGGCCATCACCGCCATGCTGGCGCGCGGCCTGGAAATGCCCGAGGCCGTGCGGCAGGGCCTGGCCCACGCCGACGCCGCCGTCGCCTCCAGCTTCCTGCCTGGCATGGGCCGGCGCATTCCCTACCGGATCCAACCGCAATGA
- a CDS encoding SDR family oxidoreductase codes for MDFKGFPGLAGKTAIVTGSTQGLGADIARGLAAAGANVVLVGRNAPAGQALADELRERALYCETDIGQDAQIERCIQAALATFGRIDILVNNACQYADQGLASSREQWHATLDTNLVSAAIFTQLVAPRLPRGGVVVNMGSTGGKFGAAGRAIYPASKAALLQITKNFAVELAPAGVRVLAVSPAWTWSPSVEQLAGGSRAAADAVGAHFHPLGRVGSGEEIAAAVCFACSDAASWMTGVDIPVDGGFSVLGPDRGISPRAWFRELAPGQDGGADGA; via the coding sequence ATGGATTTCAAGGGCTTTCCCGGCCTGGCCGGCAAGACCGCCATCGTCACCGGCAGCACGCAGGGGCTGGGCGCGGATATCGCGCGCGGGCTGGCCGCGGCTGGCGCCAACGTGGTGCTGGTCGGCCGCAATGCCCCGGCCGGCCAGGCGCTGGCCGATGAGCTGCGCGAACGGGCGCTGTATTGCGAGACCGACATCGGCCAGGACGCGCAGATCGAGCGCTGCATCCAGGCCGCGCTGGCGACCTTCGGCCGGATCGACATCCTGGTCAACAACGCCTGCCAGTACGCCGACCAGGGCCTGGCTTCCAGCCGCGAGCAATGGCATGCGACGCTGGACACCAACCTGGTGTCGGCCGCGATCTTCACCCAGCTCGTCGCGCCCAGGCTGCCGCGCGGCGGCGTGGTGGTGAACATGGGCAGCACCGGCGGCAAGTTCGGCGCGGCCGGACGCGCGATCTATCCGGCGTCCAAGGCGGCCTTGCTGCAGATCACCAAGAACTTCGCGGTGGAACTGGCGCCGGCCGGCGTGCGGGTGCTGGCGGTGTCGCCGGCCTGGACCTGGTCGCCTTCGGTCGAACAACTGGCGGGCGGTTCGCGCGCGGCGGCCGACGCCGTGGGCGCGCATTTCCATCCGCTCGGGCGGGTGGGATCGGGCGAGGAGATCGCGGCGGCGGTGTGTTTCGCGTGCTCGGACGCGGCGTCGTGGATGACGGGGGTGGATATCCCGGTGGACGGCGGCTTTTCGGTGCTGGGGCCGGATCGGGGGATTTCCCCGCGCGCGTGGTTCCGCGAGCTGGCGCCGGGCCAGGACGGCGGCGCGGACGGCGCCTGA
- a CDS encoding lytic transglycosylase domain-containing protein: MPPPVFSAAARAFLARAGGWAALLVLAAGAALAPRGAAAMETYRYKDPHGVWRSMKVPKGYVRHGARPLPRVAVRSAPLCLMCEPEPGQGARRPGLIVWAPRLALPWDGPPPALHDGLIAQAALDSGVDRALLSAVIAVESGFRSDARSPKGALGLMQLMPATAATLLTVDNMERALVDPATNVRLGSRHLRRLLDQYPGRLDLALAAYNAGEGAVSKYDGVPPYAETQQYVRAVTALYQRYKAP, from the coding sequence ATGCCTCCACCCGTTTTTTCCGCCGCGGCGCGCGCCTTCCTGGCGCGCGCCGGCGGCTGGGCGGCGCTGCTGGTCCTGGCCGCCGGCGCCGCGCTGGCCCCGCGCGGCGCGGCGGCCATGGAGACCTACCGCTACAAGGATCCCCATGGGGTCTGGCGCAGCATGAAGGTGCCCAAGGGCTATGTCCGGCATGGCGCGCGGCCCTTGCCCCGGGTGGCCGTGCGCAGCGCGCCGCTGTGCCTGATGTGCGAGCCGGAGCCCGGTCAGGGCGCGCGCCGGCCGGGCCTGATCGTCTGGGCGCCGAGGCTGGCTCTGCCTTGGGACGGACCGCCGCCGGCCCTGCACGACGGGCTGATCGCGCAGGCGGCGCTGGATTCGGGCGTGGACCGGGCGCTGCTGAGCGCGGTGATCGCGGTGGAGTCGGGATTCCGCAGCGATGCCCGCTCGCCCAAGGGCGCGCTGGGCCTGATGCAGCTGATGCCGGCGACCGCCGCCACGCTGCTGACGGTGGACAACATGGAACGGGCGCTGGTGGATCCGGCGACCAATGTGCGGCTGGGTTCGCGACACCTGCGGCGCCTGCTGGACCAGTACCCGGGCAGGTTGGATCTGGCGCTGGCGGCCTACAACGCGGGCGAGGGCGCGGTCAGCAAGTACGACGGCGTGCCGCCGTATGCCGAAACGCAGCAGTATGTGAGAGCGGTGACGGCGCTGTACCAGCGCTACAAGGCGCCGTGA
- a CDS encoding aromatic-ring-hydroxylating dioxygenase subunit beta, whose protein sequence is MLLDLDFDVATDNLKPADVPAEAYHRIAQFLYREARLLDERRYADWHALWTEDGMYWMPRVPGQKSPYDHVSLFWEDRMLRDVRIRRLEHPRNWSQQPPTRSARLVGGVQIEGVDAGGNLVVHSAFQMTEWRKRQPRQLAGRYTHKLAADGDGWRIRMKRVDLVNCDDAHDAFEVFV, encoded by the coding sequence ATGCTGCTAGACCTGGATTTCGACGTCGCTACCGACAATCTCAAGCCGGCGGACGTGCCGGCCGAGGCTTATCATCGCATCGCCCAGTTCCTCTACCGCGAGGCGCGGCTGCTGGATGAGCGGCGCTACGCCGACTGGCATGCGTTGTGGACCGAGGACGGCATGTACTGGATGCCGCGCGTGCCGGGGCAGAAGAGTCCCTACGACCACGTTTCGCTGTTCTGGGAAGACCGCATGCTGCGCGATGTGCGCATCCGCCGGTTGGAGCATCCGCGCAACTGGTCGCAACAGCCGCCGACGCGCAGCGCGCGGCTGGTCGGCGGGGTGCAGATCGAGGGCGTGGACGCGGGCGGCAACCTGGTGGTGCATTCGGCCTTCCAGATGACCGAGTGGCGCAAGCGCCAGCCGCGCCAGCTGGCCGGACGCTACACCCACAAGCTGGCCGCCGACGGCGACGGCTGGCGCATCCGCATGAAGCGCGTGGATCTGGTCAATTGCGATGACGCGCATGACGCGTTCGAGGTGTTCGTGTGA
- the thiE gene encoding thiamine phosphate synthase — MKALRFPAGLYGVTPEWDDTERLLQAVRAAAEGGMRALQLRRKNVPDAERAAQARALAPLCRELGVVFLINDDWKLALEVGADGAHVGRDDDSLARIRAEAGPDLILGGSSYDDLNRARELLDAGADYIAFGAMFASTVKPDTVRAPLSVLTEARKLVEERDGPRPAVVAIGGITPDNARLVAQAGADSIAVITALFAAPSVRAAAAACAAPYSINPQSKS; from the coding sequence ATGAAAGCCCTGCGTTTTCCCGCCGGCCTGTACGGCGTGACGCCCGAATGGGATGACACCGAACGCCTGCTGCAGGCCGTGCGCGCCGCCGCCGAAGGCGGCATGCGCGCGCTGCAGCTGCGCCGCAAGAACGTGCCCGACGCCGAGCGCGCCGCCCAGGCGCGCGCGCTGGCGCCGCTGTGCCGCGAGCTGGGCGTGGTGTTCCTGATCAACGACGACTGGAAGCTGGCGCTGGAAGTCGGCGCCGATGGCGCCCACGTGGGCCGCGACGACGACAGCCTGGCGCGCATCCGCGCCGAGGCCGGCCCCGATCTGATCCTGGGCGGCTCCAGCTACGACGACCTCAACCGCGCCCGCGAGCTGCTCGACGCCGGCGCCGACTACATCGCCTTCGGCGCCATGTTCGCGTCCACCGTCAAGCCCGACACCGTGCGCGCGCCGCTGTCGGTACTGACTGAGGCCAGGAAACTCGTTGAGGAACGCGACGGGCCCCGGCCCGCCGTGGTCGCCATCGGCGGCATCACGCCCGACAACGCGCGCCTGGTGGCCCAGGCCGGCGCCGACTCGATCGCCGTCATCACCGCATTGTTCGCCGCGCCCAGCGTGCGCGCCGCCGCGGCCGCCTGCGCCGCGCCCTATTCCATCAACCCCCAATCCAAGTCCTGA
- a CDS encoding DUF342 domain-containing protein — translation MDAHNTLQLLLDANTHVLTAIYTPPPARPAPVAAETAETALPAGESDANEDADASDEDAERAGDAALASDLPNWDSLAAAAAEQGWTTEALDNHAVIAFIDMCRDAVAPVQGTIGKVQDGSYELELSADRMAAMITLLPPKGGRPVALQTVRQALADQGIVHGLLETELAEAVEQGRTGTLLVAQGTPPTRGTPTRFESLLDRLKPRAQEIDELAQVDYRDLGSLLLVTPGTPLMRRIPPLPGIDGRDVLGQPVLPDEMADTQFSSDMSGVEIDPDDPLLLRAAIAGSPKLINQGVQVNPVVEVDAVDLTTGNINFEGSLQVRGDISATMEVRVTGDVVVNGTMEAALVEAGGNVTVKGGIIGMAEAMQDASGPARTAHIVCGGELKARFIENAIISAGQNVEVEREIRQCSIAAGGAVNVGAANAQQTAIMGGQIRALQAVRAGTIGSPAGVPTLVQAGLDPHADIKRTALTRKRVKMNEEKAKLEQLLLFLHSHPERATGDVVDRARNTHAKLGRDLVSLEEEEAQLVRDLQPIHTASITASRRYCSGVKIQIGNKMQEFLEDQVGGKAALEAGEIVIR, via the coding sequence ATGGACGCACACAACACGCTTCAGCTACTGCTGGACGCCAATACCCACGTCCTGACGGCAATCTATACCCCGCCCCCGGCCCGCCCCGCCCCCGTTGCCGCCGAGACCGCCGAAACCGCCCTCCCCGCCGGCGAGAGCGACGCGAACGAGGACGCCGATGCCTCGGACGAAGACGCCGAACGCGCCGGCGACGCCGCCCTGGCCAGCGACCTGCCCAACTGGGACAGCCTGGCCGCCGCCGCCGCCGAACAGGGCTGGACCACCGAAGCGCTGGACAACCACGCCGTCATCGCCTTCATCGACATGTGCCGGGACGCCGTCGCGCCCGTGCAGGGGACGATCGGCAAGGTGCAGGACGGCTCCTATGAACTGGAACTGAGCGCCGACCGCATGGCGGCCATGATCACCCTGCTGCCGCCCAAGGGCGGCCGTCCCGTCGCGCTGCAGACGGTGCGCCAGGCGCTGGCCGACCAGGGCATCGTCCACGGCCTGCTGGAAACGGAACTGGCCGAGGCCGTCGAACAGGGTCGCACCGGCACCCTGCTGGTGGCGCAAGGCACCCCGCCCACGCGCGGCACCCCCACCCGCTTCGAAAGCCTGCTGGACCGGCTCAAGCCGCGCGCCCAGGAAATCGACGAACTGGCCCAGGTGGACTACCGCGACCTCGGCAGCCTGCTGCTGGTCACGCCGGGCACGCCGCTCATGCGCCGCATTCCGCCGCTGCCCGGCATCGATGGCCGCGACGTGCTGGGCCAGCCCGTACTGCCCGACGAGATGGCCGACACGCAATTCTCCAGCGACATGTCCGGCGTCGAGATCGATCCGGACGACCCGCTGCTGCTGCGCGCGGCGATCGCCGGCAGCCCCAAGCTGATCAACCAGGGCGTGCAGGTCAATCCGGTCGTCGAAGTCGACGCGGTGGACCTGACCACCGGCAACATCAATTTCGAAGGCTCGCTGCAGGTCCGGGGCGACATCAGCGCCACCATGGAAGTGCGCGTGACCGGCGACGTGGTCGTCAACGGCACCATGGAAGCGGCGCTGGTCGAGGCCGGCGGCAACGTCACGGTCAAGGGCGGCATCATCGGCATGGCCGAGGCGATGCAGGATGCGTCCGGTCCCGCCCGCACCGCGCACATCGTCTGCGGCGGCGAGCTGAAGGCCCGCTTCATCGAGAACGCCATCATCAGCGCCGGCCAGAACGTCGAGGTCGAGCGCGAGATCCGCCAATGCAGCATCGCCGCCGGCGGCGCGGTCAACGTGGGCGCCGCCAACGCGCAGCAGACCGCCATCATGGGCGGCCAGATCCGCGCCCTGCAGGCGGTGCGCGCCGGCACCATCGGTTCGCCCGCCGGCGTGCCCACGCTGGTGCAGGCGGGCCTGGACCCGCACGCCGACATCAAGCGCACGGCGTTGACGCGCAAGCGCGTGAAGATGAACGAGGAAAAGGCCAAGCTCGAACAGCTGCTGCTGTTCCTGCACTCGCACCCCGAGCGCGCCACCGGCGACGTGGTCGACCGCGCGCGCAACACCCACGCCAAACTGGGCCGCGACCTGGTCTCGCTGGAAGAGGAAGAGGCCCAGCTGGTGCGCGACCTGCAGCCGATCCACACAGCCAGCATCACGGCCAGCCGGCGCTATTGCAGCGGCGTGAAGATCCAGATCGGCAACAAGATGCAGGAATTCCTGGAAGACCAGGTTGGCGGCAAGGCCGCGCTGGAAGCAGGCGAGATCGTCATCCGCTGA
- a CDS encoding aspartate carbamoyltransferase, which translates to MLNPQLDRRGELIHLLSTEGLPRRHAERLLETAAAAAEPSWPTQGYGPLPPVFLLLPDTRRATRAAYWRAAEQLLLPVTALDPAEPLAEAVAGLPPGILVLGHPASGAALWAATHWAAAHARGGGVAGGLFGNSLFGGGFDHAAAPGLRVLNAGDGVHADPLAALALLRAILCAKPDLTRLAVTLVGDVRHSGLARSLIHALTTLGVPELRVAAPPSLLPEGLPQLGVFPFSALDEGLRDADVIILLPLSAEAVAAGRLPSPRDYAAGYRLSPRALALARPDALLLSAAGLHAGIEAEVAFDAVLARAGHERDALEHALRLAALRLLSDSLGRTLAPGGRA; encoded by the coding sequence ATGCTCAATCCGCAACTCGACCGCCGCGGCGAACTGATACACCTGCTCAGCACGGAAGGCCTGCCGCGCCGCCATGCGGAGCGGTTGCTGGAGACGGCGGCCGCCGCGGCCGAACCGTCGTGGCCAACGCAGGGCTATGGCCCGCTGCCGCCGGTGTTCCTGCTCCTGCCCGACACGCGTCGCGCCACGCGCGCGGCCTACTGGCGCGCCGCCGAACAACTGCTGCTGCCGGTCACGGCGCTGGATCCGGCCGAGCCGCTGGCCGAGGCCGTGGCCGGCCTGCCGCCCGGCATCCTGGTGCTTGGCCATCCCGCCAGCGGCGCCGCGCTGTGGGCGGCGACGCACTGGGCCGCCGCGCATGCGCGGGGCGGCGGCGTGGCAGGCGGTCTTTTCGGAAACAGTCTCTTTGGCGGCGGCTTCGATCACGCCGCCGCGCCGGGCCTGCGCGTCCTTAATGCGGGCGACGGCGTCCATGCCGATCCGCTGGCCGCGCTGGCGCTCTTGCGCGCCATCCTGTGCGCCAAGCCAGACCTGACGCGGCTGGCCGTCACGCTGGTGGGCGACGTGCGCCATTCGGGCCTGGCCCGCTCCCTGATTCACGCGCTCACCACATTGGGCGTGCCCGAGCTGCGCGTGGCCGCGCCGCCGTCGCTGCTGCCCGAGGGCCTGCCGCAGCTCGGCGTGTTCCCGTTCAGTGCGCTGGACGAGGGGCTGCGCGATGCCGATGTCATCATCCTGCTGCCGCTGAGCGCCGAGGCCGTCGCCGCCGGGCGACTGCCGTCGCCGCGCGATTACGCCGCCGGCTATCGGCTCAGCCCCCGGGCGCTGGCCCTGGCGCGGCCCGATGCGTTGCTGCTGTCCGCCGCCGGGCTGCACGCCGGCATCGAAGCCGAGGTGGCGTTCGACGCCGTGTTGGCGCGCGCCGGCCACGAGCGGGACGCGCTGGAGCACGCGCTCCGGCTGGCGGCGCTGCGCCTCTTGTCGGACTCGCTGGGACGCACGCTGGCCCCAGGGGGGCGCGCATGA